The nucleotide window ACTTTCGAGTTTACACTCAGCAATGTCTGTTTGCTCGAAATGAATAACAGGGCGAGCCAGCTCATGTCCATTGTTCGGATACATTTGAGCTTCTAAGGTGTGAAGTCGCTCCTCCAGGTGGCGCCGCAGTCGCCGTTCACGATCTAGTTGAACACGCAATTCATTGCTCTCCGATTCTTTTTTCTGGGGTGCACTGGTCACAGATATCACAGGAACAGGCTCAGGGGATCGAGAATTAGTGATTGTATCTTCAGTTGAATCAGGAATGATTGCTGGGACATGAGTGAGTATTTCaccttttcttttctttagAGGAATTTCACCACCTTCATGTTGGTTCAGCAATCTTTTAAGCTGACAATTTTGAGACAATAGTCTTGTTTTTTCTTGTTCCAAGTTGTAAATATATTCAGCTGTCTGCTGTAATATTGCTGCCTGTAATAcaattgataacaaaatattattataattatgaattaaaactcatacttaatatatattatttagataaaatttgtcTGATTGACAGAAATACATAggatacaaattaaaacaaaatagaaactTTTGGTTGCAGCTGTGGGATGGAATAGGGTAATTTTTGAATCATTGTGTATCTTACAGTTTTTGAGtatatgtagaaataaaataaaatcacaaaataaacaattaaaattaatacataaacacTCAACTTCTAATACATTTTCATCAAATAGTTAGATAGGGAACATCatgctatttttttataggttttactatattaattttagtcaAAGATCATaacacttttaaatacattatttaatagtatatattatttacagtatttaaaagtatatgtaATGCACTGATAGTAATACAAATTAGAACAATCACACAAACTTTAGCAAAACTAAACAAGTACTAGACTTGAGTTAGGTAgatattcaatagcttttaaactgCACActtcattgttattatttattttttatatgtgatGATCTTATTGTTTAACTCAACCCTACACCTTTTAATCAGATGAACACTGTTGTGTTTACCATACAAATGGCAAAACATCTCTCAAATAGGAATTAAGAACTGTGTACATTCAAAAGGGTACATACTTTACTTAGCTTTTCTCCCTCATGGCGCGGTAACAAGGTGCGTAAAGCTTGAAAACCAGCATTGATGCTCTGCATTCGTCTACGCTCATTGCTGTTGGCAATCTCTCTTCGAATCCTCTTTTCCGCCTCCATGGTCTTACTCCCAGAGCTTGAATGTTTCTCActgtcaaataataaaaatacagtgGTAAGTGCATAAAATTTTGTAGTTCATAGTCATTTGTCaatgtttagaaaaaaataatattagtgatAACAGAAATTTGTTGAAATACAgacataacatattaatatataatttataacaggAAAGATTTACTtcacaattttaataacttaagcATACTTATTTTTGCCAAAATGGGCTTgatgtaccaaatttcatggtttcaaaaatatttgagagcTGAAGTGCTGATTTAAGGTATTCATATATGATATTAgcattttaaaagaatttaagctgtgaaaacaatatttacaacaatattgaGTACAAAAAACCATGAATGGTTGTATTTACGCTAGAGCGTACATATGTTTGATAGTACATTTGCGATATGTAGAGGCGCCTACTACGCCTATTCGATTTGACCAAA belongs to Anticarsia gemmatalis isolate Benzon Research Colony breed Stoneville strain chromosome 9, ilAntGemm2 primary, whole genome shotgun sequence and includes:
- the crp gene encoding transcription factor cropped, coding for MSLHGNDVCLLEVEDYNLYEEEASDHALTSEKHSSSGSKTMEAEKRIRREIANSNERRRMQSINAGFQALRTLLPRHEGEKLSKAAILQQTAEYIYNLEQEKTRLLSQNCQLKRLLNQHEGGEIPLKKRKGEILTHVPAIIPDSTEDTITNSRSPEPVPVISVTSAPQKKESESNELRVQLDRERRLRRHLEERLHTLEAQMYPNNGHELARPVIHFEQTDIAECKLESEEVEAPPVEAPIVAAPLLEAAIKAEPRVEVEVLPDAAHDAPSRLYLASTSRQNLETIVEAIRHLEGDHLFREEAGDAPLALTKKADHAPPPRPGVIVVKHS